Genomic DNA from Perca flavescens isolate YP-PL-M2 chromosome 23, PFLA_1.0, whole genome shotgun sequence:
GTAGTAAAAAACAGATCTGATCTCATTTTTCAGGGCATTATGATATAAAATAGGGAAAAGCATACCACTTATTTGCTTGAGAAATGATTTTAACCATTAAATAAGTGACTGGCATTTAATCTGCTTTTGATTGACTCGATTGTTTCAGATATACATAACATACAGTAGTACAGACTAGAGCCCAACGGATATATATCGGCCCGCCGATAAATCAGTCGGGCTCTAATTTTATGTTAgtttttttgttcaaaggactttatatcttaagtttgtatttttttatacatttgatttatcagaactttcatatattttgatgttacactgttctgttgtgacaataaaacaaacaaatttatttttaaactgcattatcattattttagtgaggactcatacataactacaaataactaaatgTTAGGgcaatctgtttatgttttgttacgcgtttctggataattattttttttttaaatatatatcggccgatatatcggaatataGGATTTtgaaatcaccaaatatttgtatcgatatctgccttaaaaatccttcatCGATCGGGCTCTAGTACAGACATAATACAAGTTAATTTGAGTCTTATTTTATAGAGTTAATCTCAGTAATAAGGAGTTAAACGCTCTGGGAACATGGTGACATCAGGGCAAACAGGTCAGGCATGTTAAGAAAGGGGAGCAGTCAGACGATCCAACAGGCCGTTGGGGTTAATCACACTTTTATAGACCAGACACAGGTGTTCAGCATCCCAGACTGTCTAGTTAGACTTGGATTCAACCTGCAGAGGGCGACATAGACCACTTCATCCCCGTCTCTCTGGTTTCTGgctgtgtttcaggagtaacTACTgcagccgtgtgtgtgtatccgtcTCGGGTGGCTGATGCTGTTAAATCACTGAAAGCAGCCAACTCCAGCCTCGCTGTGGCCTCAGGTAGGTCACCTGACGCTTGAGTCACAACGACAGGAAGCGTCTTCTGCCGGAGTGGCATGAATGGTGAGCTGAAATGCGTTTTGGAGAACATTAATAAGACTTGTGTTCTCCCTGGTCTCCCAGTGGCCACTGGTTTCCCAGCAGGCCAGACACCACTTGAGACCCGGCTGCAGGAAGTCCGCTTGGCGGTGGCTAACGGTGCCACGGAGATCGACATCGTCATCAACAGGACGCTGGCGCTCACGGGACAGTGGGAAGGTACGATGAGACCTCAAGACGACAAGGAAAGATCACTCAGGCTTTGATTTGAAATTTCACATTTTATGTGAATCACCCATCATTACAGAGGGAAATACATACTCATTGCCTGGTTCTCACACAACTGTAGATGTTTTGGTAATGCGATTCATTACCAAATAGTGACTAGTCCAAATAGTTAGTCTGTCCTCCCAGTGTAGCTCTAGGTGACACTAAAGAACAAATAGTACTTGGATCTTTACAGTGGTTAGTGTCCTTTGGTGTGTGGCCAACCGTTGAAAGAGTTCTAGAAGGTTCAGCCTGTGTTCTGCTGACGGGCTGACCTTTTGTTCCCATTTTGATCACGGATGAAGTGTGTTTAGTAAGGGTTTCCTTTTCTCCCCTGACAGCCATGTACGAGGAGGTGCGTCAGTTCCGGGAGGCCTGTGGGGACGCCCACATGAAGACCATCCTGGCTGTGGGAGAGCTGGGCACCTTCACCAATGTGTACAAGGCCAGCCTGGTAGCCATGATGGCCGGTGAGTCTGCCCGTCATAGTCAGTGGTTGTGTCCCCTTATGGCaagaaaatgtacatttcaagGACAAGTTGCCATGATTATTGAACAAACATTTTAGCAATTTtttaaccttaacccttgtgtggtccttcgggtcctgGTGGCccgaaggacaaaacaagggttaatacagcaccttagtgctttttgtacagcattttggtcagcttaaactgtgtttaaatgtgctctagaaacaaacttaatttacttactttacaagagacagggttagttctcaacaaaataaacggaagtacataacccttgtgtggtccttcgggtcccggtgacccgaaggaccacacaagggttcaGGGGGTGTTCGctgagaggaagcctctcttttgTAGGAACgctctgatcacattcacacaggaaCGCATTCATGCCTGACTTATTCTCCTCTGAGAGTGAGATCAGAAGCCTGTTATCGGTCTGTGAGTTTGGAGATATTTCCCTGCAGCAGTAAACTAACTGATCTTGGATACATGTTTCCACAGTGTGCTGTAATATAACAGTtgccatatgtgtgtgtgactatgaaCCATGTCAAGGTGACACCCTGCAGATGTAACACATCTCGTGCTGCCATCAGGAAATACGTTGGGCATAATCACAACAGAGGTTCTATTTATGCACGCAGAATAACCGCTCGCATTTCAGCCAcgctatacagtatgtgtatgaaTGCAAGCCAAAGTGCAATTTTTCCATCTCCTTTCCTTCGGTTTTACACATGTAACTACAGTGATTGTGTGTCGGGCTCTGAGCACTGCCAAAGCACGGGTGACCTCCACTCGATACTGAGCCTGAACGCATCCTGTGTAGACACATGGGCTGCTGTCTGAAagcctcttcttctcctccatcaGCAGCTGGAGCTGAAGTAGAGTTTTGGTCTCTGTACTGAAACTCGGTAAACTGTGATGAGGTCCATGATATCAGCGGCTGAGCCGGCTCCACTGTTTCAGTCTGGTTCCTGAAAGGCAGGCTGCCACCGTGCGTGTGTTTTCATGTGACCTAAAGAGATTTTAAAAGGTTTAAAGACTGGAAAAGGCTTGGTGTAATTCCTGCGGTCTTCCAGCTTGTGGCGCTGCTGCTTAGCCATGTCTTTTGCgatgccctctctctctctctctctctctctctctctcacacactcacacacacacacacgcttaacTAGCCATCACATAATAAGCCGATTAGAGAACCAAATTGTCAGGGGCTCTGATAGAGATCattattaaaatgcattgcttttgTCGACACACTCGCTCCTTAATCTCCCCTTGTTCCTATGAATTGCGTATGAGATTCCTGAAATTGAATGATAATTTCACCTATTAATCTCTGATGCAGGCTATTTTACTCTGCTGTTCCCCGCCAGTATCCCCCTGCCCACGCAAATGAATAGAGCTTCATTACCGCCACCCGCATTTAATAACCGTTATCCATTATCTGGTAATTAAGACTCCCCATAACGAATCTTAAGGATTATGCCAGTTTGAGGAAGAGGGGAAAGAGGCTGAAAGAAAGACCTGACTGGAAAAACACATAGAACATGTCTTTAATGAACTGGAAAATGTTCATCTTGTTCTGTTCAGTAATGAACAGTCATTATACAGCAAGGCAGAAGGGATGGTTTTTTCCCCCTGCAGCTCGCAGTTTGTGGGTAATCTATTAAAGAGTGTCATTTAATCTTCTATTTTTATCAGGAAAGCTGATAAAACATAATTGTCTGTGAAGGAAGGGAAGAAAAAATGAATGATTTAATTGATGAGCGTGCAGCTGCCCTCATCAGCAGCATATGTTCCTGTCTGTCCTCAGACTGTCAGAGTAATGTCCTCTCTGTCCTCGGCCAGGTCAGTCCTGTCAGAGTAACGTCCCGTCTGTCCTCAGCCAGTTCAGGCTGTCAGAGAAATGTCCTGTCTGTCCTCAGCCAGGTCAGGTTGTCGGAGAAATGTCCTCTTTGTCCTCGGCCAGGTCCGGCTATCGGAGTAATGTCCTGTCTGTCTTGTGTTAGATCTGGCTGTCAGAGTAATGTCCTCTCTGTCCtcggtagggttgggcatcgtttggatattaacaattctgattctaattctgattttgattccggttcttatcgattccgattctttgaggggtggagttgaaatgggtcacatgctcattttcacaaataagaggaaagatgaattttgattcaaaggtgggttgcagtttgacggggctaaaacaccgcttactgtgctccacggctgcaacacaacaagtgcctggccgctatggaaaccaaaacttgcgcatgttaaatttggaacccgtgatcagatttgaaaccaaatcctccaaacgattccaataaagaaacgattccgatggaatcataatttttgaaacgattccaagtaggaatcggttctcgatgcccaaccctagtcctCGGCCAAGTAAGGCTGTCAGAGTAATGTCCTCTCTGTCCTCGGCCAGGTCCAGATGTCAGAGTAATGTCCTGTCTGTCCTCAGACTATCAGAGTAATGTACTCTGTCCTCAGCCAGGTCAGGCTGTCAGAGTAATGTCCTGTCTTTCAGAGTAATGTCCTCTCTGTTCTCACCAGGTCCAGCTGTCAGAGTAATGTCCTCTCTGTCAGAGGAATGTCCGGCTGTCAGAGTAATGTCCTGTACAGCAGCTGAACACACTGTTGGATAAAGGAAGAGTCTGCGGTGTTAAAGAGCACATGTCACCTGTTTTTACCCTGACAGGTTCGGACTTCATCAAGACGTCCACAGGAAAGGAGTCCGTCAACGCCACGTACCCTGTTGCCATAGTGATGGTGAGGGCCATCCGGGACTACTTCTTGTGTACAGGCCATAAGGTACAGTACACATACTTTTGCCTTTGTGTACCACTTCTCTGCCAGCAACATAGTTTGTTTCAGTAATTCATCTACAGTCTAGTGCTTCTTCTTGTTATAAGCGAGTCGCCTCTGCTGCCCACGCGGTAGACcgtgtcatgctgttacatatTTAGCATGGCAGGAGGTGGATCAAAAAGCAGACACCGAAAGACTCAACAGAAGTGTTTCCTTCATCAAAGAGGATGGTCTGAAATATGTCAATACTCTAGACCAGCAGTGTGACTGTCACCAACATTACACAATGATGggtttttattttagtaaaaGATGTTTAGCCAACATAAGGACTTGCCTGACATGAACATGACCTTATTTAACCTGGTTCAAACATAAATGTCATATCAAAAGTCAATTTCTCTGAAATTGATGTAATGATCTTGTAATGTGTGCACCCTGTCACACATCTGACTGTAGTGTAGTGTCAGGAGATCTGCTGGGAACACTAAACTCCACAACAATGAAATAAAGTACCAAAAAGAAGTATTCTAAAACATAGACCACCTGAGAATTAAAAACCATAATCGGCAAAATGTCTTTCCAATGCTAACGTAGGGATAAACGAGTGTGGATGGAGATATAAACCAGAATTATCGATCTTTTAACATCAAACTAACTAATGCAAAGAGTTCAGGCAACGCTCTGTACAACTGATCCAGAATCAGCAGCCAGGAGCAACCTTCTCAGTAGCCGAGTCAATTCAGAGTCCAACAGAACCGAGACCAAGACAGGCTCAAGAGTTCAGAAAAGTGGACTTGAGGCGAAAAACTACATGTCACCAtgttctgatgtgtgtgtgtgtgtctcatgtgacagaggtgtttgtgtgtccctcAGGTGGGCTTTAAGCCAGCGGGGGGGATCCGCACGGCTCACGAGTCTCTGCTGTGGCTCACGCTGATCAAAGAGGAGCTGGGACACGATTGGCTCTGCCCACACCTTTTCCGACTCGGAGCCAGCAGCCTATTGGCTGACATCGAGAGGCAGGTGGgggccccacacacacacacacacacacacacacacacacacacacacacacactctactaTTTCTATAGCTGACTTTTCTGCATATACgtgatattttgttttttcatttgttcTTGTCTGGACAGATCTACCATCATGTGACTGGACAGTATGCAGCCTATCATGAGCTGCCTATGGCCTGAagctgtgacttcctgttttaaTGACCAATCAGAACCTCAGACTTACCACACAAGCCTGACAGTGTTGTTCAGTGCTTTAACTGAACTGACTGGGACCAATGTCTGTGACACAACGAGAACGGCTTGTTCAGAAGCATATTACTGTACTACATTATACACTTGTCACAGTATTTTGTTACATAATAAACAGTGTGTCATGTTAAACCTCATTTGTGAGTGAAGCAGGAAAAACTAGTGATTTAGATCAATTTGTCCTTCAAATCCAGATAATACAGTATTTTTAAATCTGGCCCTTGCTGATctttcacaaaataaaatatgcattTGCAAAAATAACTTAACTGACGGCTGTTGTCACCACTTCTACCCAGTTACAATCTTTAACACAGGACTGTTTTGCACAGCAGAGATATCGCCACCCAGATTACATTAAAAACAGGGTTACAGTTTAGAAAAGCGTGCACCTTAGAGCTGTGCTTGAATGTATATGCCTTTTGTTCTCATATTTGGAAAAACAAAGTGATAAATGAAGGGATTACTCCTGTGCTCATTCTGCTGTGTGATTCCGACCTGTCCCAGCGATGTGTGCTGAATCTCTTATGGCCGCTTCTTTGCTCTTAATTTCATTAGCGGGGAGCTTGGCCAACTGAAGAGCGCCGAGGATTAATCAGGGGGGGTTAAACGAGTTTAAAAGATCTCATTGAACAGCTCACAAATTTGAGGCTTCATTTGAAGACGGAAaactttcttcttccttttcttcttttaatgaAGATATCACAGGCCTCGACCTCGACTGGAACAGAGGATAAATGAGTGAATTAataagggagggggaggggggagagatgTGAGCTTTTGGGGGAAAATGTGGGATTAAATGGTGGGAGAGGGTTGTCTCCAGGACAGTGGTGGAAGGCTGGGAATGAGGCCATGCTCTGTAGGAAGGGTAGCTGGCTGTTTGACATGGTCACATACACAACTTTCAATGTTATTCTGCAGAATaagtatatattattattattattattattattaagccTGTGTTCTCCTGAAactttgaaatacatttgtatttaaaggtccaatgtgtgggaatttctcccatctaacgttgagatcatatatcacatTCAattctctcgcaccacgcagttcaaagtaggtattatAGCTACGGTAGCCCTCATGcctcaaaaagccggtctcttgctcttttcagtATCCTTTTTCTggttgaagaagaagaagactcctgttcctgaaatttggattttgaataccatgtttccttcttcaaacttgctggggccgggaagctacaatacccattagcagcattagcagcacctgagagtttatcatgtgacagcgaaaacacaaaaggtggagcagtatgtcctgtatgtcccttagcGGATAATGTATTTCATGATGGAGCATGAACATGGAGCGTctacccaagggggtaagcctctccccAGAACGTGTAGCTcccatggcgccattttgatgctaccaagccatcaccttccgCTAGCGTTCCGTTGACTCCCGTTCATTTTGGCGACACTTTGATAGCGAATAACTTCTGAAGCGTTTAAACACTATTTgtaacacgacaatgtataaaaggctccattaccttgtatctcacgttatggctccgtagcagtaAAAAtatgattgtgtcataaccacgcgactttctgtcgcatagtaaaggaattaccgtatagtacaggagaagcttgcaggcagtttggacttacattagctgtttaaatttaattactaatgttaacttaCCCCACTGGGTACCACTCATcgccactaaaaataggaaaatgaggctacaatttgcacgagctcagcaaaattggacagttgaagactggaaaaatgttgcctggtctgatgagtctcgatttctgttgagacattcagatggtattgtccgaatttggcgtaaacagaatgagaacatggatccgtcatgcctggttaccactgggcaggctggtggtggtgggggtgtaatggtgtgggggatccctttcgccttcagaactgccttaattctttgtgtcattgattcaacaaggtgctggaaacattctttagaaatgttggcccatatttataggatagggtcaaacacagtattagtatggtgttcctaataatcctttaggtgagtgtatgtctatgcgtctaccccagttcatgcaaatgcaaatgtaaaatttcaagccaataggaatacttggctTTGATGGTGGTAGtacatattcatgaaaaaggacaagtttgtgaacgggcaacaccgattttgataatgaacaactaaacacgtcaAACACTGGACctttatgtttgtgtgctgctcgCTCTATATTCCTCAGTTCAACACAAACCAATCTCATTCAACTACTGGACACAATGTATATCTTAAACTCCCAAAGATTTGTAATTATATAGGAAATATATATGCAGTGACAATATGTATGTTTGAAAACTGGTTAGATTTCCCTGAGGCCCATGCTGTGATATTGCCCAGTCCCATGGCTCTTTGTTCATGTTCATGCCTCCTAGAGGATGAAAGCCTACATTTTGGACATTAGGAAAGTGAAATGAAGAATCCAAgtgggcttttctttttttttcttaggcCAATTACTATTTCCATGGTTTAAAATACACTTTCATGCACAGGATCCAAGATGTAGTAAAGTGCCTTCTATAAGTAGCCTTCCATCACTGCTGTTAAAGCTCTTAGGAGCAGAGATAAATCGACAACGCAGACTTCTTTTCTTGTTTATTCTCCTTATCATTTGCACTGAAGGAACTTGTTCCAATGTGTGCCAGGTGTTTTATCGGTAAACTGCACAGAGGTTTGGCCTACAGGTGTGGTTAAAGAAGCCGTAGCAGGTCTCACTGCCACCGTGGGTCAGCCTCGGCCCTAACCACAGCCAAGACTGGCCGTTCACAACCGATCTTTATTTTCTCATGAAACCATGCGCGCCGTGACCGTGCGCCTATGGTTGCCCTGGTAACTCACGCACAGTCTAGCACGCTATTGCATATGAAGGGGGAGTGTAATTAGTGCAACAAGAATCAGCTGAGACAGTTAACGCACCTGCACTGCTCTCCTGACCTATCCTCACACCTGTCTCACTTCACCTGATTGCAGGGCACGcccacctccacacacacacacacacacacacacacacacacacacacacacacacacacttaggaTAAGATaagtggggggggggcagttaTGTTATCTAGCTGGCCTTATTCAGGCCAGCAAGATAATTCAAGGTTCATAGTTCAAAGAACGATGCAAACTGTTGACTTTACAGCAAAAGAGTTAGTTTCCCCCCCCCCTGTGTGAGCAGGGATGATGGAGTGAGCGCCTGTTGTCGGCTCTTGATGGATTAATCCCATTTACGTACCGGCATGTAGTATCATCTCAAATCTGGACCATCGGGCAGCACACTGCCACCTGATAAGACCGAGgcactggaacacacacacacacacacacacacacacacacataaataatgtgctcagtaaaaaaaaataaaaaaaaagtgattgtcGCCATAAAAAAATGGTTACACTTtccttgaaggtatctacataagagtgacatgacactgtcatgaacgtgtcataaacattatgaaaagtcaaacattaagaaagtcaaacatttatgacataacgcttcttttagtaagtgttattcggtttttgtcctgacaagttagggttagggttatgtaAGGGAAAGATATCAATGATTCCCCCGAAGACTGGGGGTTAGAGtcagggttcatgtgttcatgacaatGTCATGTCACTCCCAAAAAAACTCCATGCATGGCAAGTATGCATTTAGTTTCTAATGCTCAGGACTGATGAGAAGATCATTTTCATCTCAATCATTTGATGGTAGCTGAGTCTGCATATGTATTTTGCTATAACCCAACAAAAAGCATATTTGTCCCATTGGTGTGCTGCGGAGACACACAGCGGACTCTTGTTCCACTTTGACCACAGCGGTTAGGACAACATGAGCTTGTTGGACCAGTGGAGGTGAGGCGTTTACTGTGAAATGGACATTTGTGTGTTATTTAACAGGGCGGGGGTCTGTTTGCACTTTGGTTCTCTGAAGGTTCCCATTGGTTTGGATGAAACAAGCAGCGGCGCTCACACCTGACAGGTCGGCTCGCTCCGATTGATTGCCTTGCTGTTGTTTAATTCATCAGTGTTTCTTTAGCCTGCAGCAGGTGTGGAAATAATCAACACGTTGTGAGCCCCCaacagcccacacacacacacttcatgatGGAGAAAAGATGGCCGGGCGGGGGGACAGTGGCAGTAATGGCTGGACCAGCTGTGATCCGTCATGCTGTTTGTGGCTGCAGAAGACGCTACACATGCTTTTATTAATGTCGCGGGACGCAGCGCTGCTATTGGTCGTCACGGCAGAGGAGGGATGCCAGCGTGTGTGACCGATGTTTCTCGTGTGGTGGGTGAAGTATCGCTTTCCAACAGAAtaagaatatatatttatatatatatatatatatatatatatatatatatatatatatatatatatatacaaacatatgtgtgtatatacatatatacagtatgtaaatacacacatatacgtattttatatatgtaaaaacagataaaagccattctaaaatGAATAAACCAGCACTAGTTTGATTGATATTCCCTGGATTGGATTAAAAACAGTAAATTaagtaaaatacataaaaactgagacgtgtttttttcaaatgaaccatttatatgtactagtgtataTCATGACATGAATATATTTGTATGTGCTGCTACAGATGGCATCTACAAACAAGCCAATCAGAATACGACATGAATGCAACATACACCGGTcagttcaacattttgtctGTGCCACTTTTGAAAAGCTTCGCAAACGGTGTTGAAAATACTCGATTGGAGGGCTTTTTGAAagtatgtatttaaaaatgaaaaacctgGTGCGCATGCGCAGTCAGAGGtcagcatgtgcatgtgcacatcATTAGCCTCTACATCACACTGCATTGTTTTCCCATCAGAAGCCATCTGAGGCCTGCTGGACTGGTGCGTGTTGAACTTGGCTGCATCTTTAAGCCACTGTCCACACAGGCTTTGATCACAGATGACTGAGCAGCGCTCCATCACCAACACGGCCAGCGTGTGCTCAAATAGCCGAGCAGAGTGCCGATTCAAGGCTGGGCAGCTGGAACTCAAAAGAGGAGAATAATTGGCCCTTAGACGGCGACGATATTAATGATGGAATTAGAGCAGCCTTTGGTTTCCTCTGAGGCCCAAACAGGTAGTGATAGGTGATACCGGGAGACTTCACTCGTGTCAGTCTGAAGCTTCTGATGCCGCGCTGATCCCACGCACTCGCTCAGGCTCATTTTCCCATGGTGCACCCTGCCTTTGACGCTGACCTTGGTTGGAGGCGCCCTTGTGGTGAGAGAAGAGATGGAATACATGTTTGAAAGATCAAAACAGTCCAGGCTCACCTGTCTCCGCGCAGGTTTTTACAGCCCATGTTCATTAGAGAAGTTGATGCGCAGAGGTTGAGCTCAGCTCCCAGAcgcagcggtgccctgcaacaaGAATGACACCGTTTACTAACTGGTATCTACTGTACACGGACTCACTCCGTAGCAATGCTTTATTCAGCCCAGAATGCTGGGATGATGTGTAGTGGGCTATGTAAAAGTACATACCAAACACTGATACGTGTCAGCTGTTCCCCAGATGTTGGAATGATAATTTTTTAACTAAACTGGTCCAGGAGCTGTTTGGGTCCACTGAGGACAGACTGACAGTATTTCACATGTGACCCGTTCACACCATatgggcgttttcacacctatagtttgtGATAGTGGGAAATCATTTCTCATGCATATTCTTTTATGTCTTTTATGATAATAGTTGTTATTCTAGATA
This window encodes:
- the dera gene encoding deoxyribose-phosphate aldolase, encoding MSARNPGMKLDLGWISKVRVNTHAVLKRAQTIQGHKTPKKQWQAAWLLKAVTCIDLTTLAGDDTPSNVHRLCLKAIQPVPYHLLNKMDMHDQGVTTAAVCVYPSRVADAVKSLKAANSSLAVASVATGFPAGQTPLETRLQEVRLAVANGATEIDIVINRTLALTGQWEAMYEEVRQFREACGDAHMKTILAVGELGTFTNVYKASLVAMMAGSDFIKTSTGKESVNATYPVAIVMVRAIRDYFLCTGHKVGFKPAGGIRTAHESLLWLTLIKEELGHDWLCPHLFRLGASSLLADIERQIYHHVTGQYAAYHELPMA